A window from Kovacikia minuta CCNUW1 encodes these proteins:
- a CDS encoding CHAT domain-containing protein, whose protein sequence is MLRNRSRHPFYPSSFILYPFPDSSMPHNRNHRPARQLARLLLFLSSLILCLWIGHGGWRMEGEIGHKGWRMGGLVAQANDADQVVQQGVERYRVGDYRGAIALWETALAHYQKAKNRVNTAIVLENLARAYQQIGQSEPAIAHWQKAVAVYRQMGNLAQVGRMLTEQAQVYSSIGQSKTAIALLCKPDKNNNCTSGSALQLAQNAQDPVAEVAALGSLGDAYRLTGNYNGAIAVLERSRKRAQTIDQPTYLIATLNSLGSAYSSRAQVNYRRANSTWQIGYCDQLIQQGLGEGLTCKRAKALQQSGLDDDRIALKLFQESRTLAQMRQDARGELRSLLNAIPLYYRTNASASDGLQQATRLLDQLPASRERVYATIDLARLQQPLTWEETGSKTRCLSATSVAAATGLLKQAIEIAQRIGDHRAESFALGELGHLYECQKDYATALTLTQQARWAADQELQSKDSLYLWEWQTGRILKQQGNLTLAIAAYDRAIATLETIRGDILTANRDLQFDFRDTVDPLYRESVALRLRLESNSGTTALAEGCGVWGAGCGVSRGQGDKGIGRQGEKGKREKAEQSKISSLLPPLSSRHHPITPPHPTPYTPHPLSLSPSPPQKDNLSTILTTMDSLKLAELQNYFGNDCVLTAIARAPANLATGATATAVFSSIILDQQTAIVLSLPNGTSGGTQRVYTVNVDSNTLRQEITEFRRSLEADYNPFNPARAQKIYDWLIRPLAADLEQAGIKTLVFVQDGVLRSVPMAALHDGKQFLIEKYAIATTPSLSLVNAQPPDRQNLRALALGLTKSVTLPDRSFTELENVSTEVNQVKAKLPTSTVLLDDQFTSQRLEQELSKQSYPIIHIATHGEFGSDPEDTFLVTGDEQKLTINQLDAIIRRTVRGNRAVDLLTLTACQTAVGDDRSALGLAGVAIQAGVSSALASLWFVDDAATAQIATQFYAGLLNPNLSKAEALRAAQTAQIAKGGKDAHPAYWAPFILVGNWL, encoded by the coding sequence ATGCTGCGCAATCGAAGCCGCCATCCCTTTTATCCGTCATCCTTCATCCTTTATCCTTTCCCTGATTCTTCCATGCCGCATAACCGAAACCACCGTCCTGCTCGTCAACTTGCAAGACTGTTGCTGTTTTTGAGTAGTCTCATTCTTTGCTTGTGGATAGGTCATGGGGGATGGCGGATGGAGGGAGAAATCGGGCATAAAGGATGGCGCATGGGAGGGTTGGTGGCTCAGGCGAACGATGCAGACCAGGTTGTGCAACAGGGGGTGGAACGCTATCGGGTAGGGGATTATCGGGGGGCGATCGCCCTTTGGGAAACGGCCCTTGCTCACTATCAGAAAGCAAAGAATCGGGTGAACACGGCGATCGTGCTGGAAAACCTGGCAAGGGCGTATCAGCAGATTGGGCAGAGTGAACCCGCGATCGCCCACTGGCAGAAGGCTGTAGCCGTGTATCGTCAGATGGGCAACCTGGCGCAGGTGGGGCGGATGCTGACGGAACAGGCGCAGGTATACAGCAGTATTGGACAATCCAAAACCGCGATCGCCCTGCTGTGCAAACCAGACAAAAATAACAACTGCACCTCTGGGAGCGCGTTGCAACTTGCCCAGAACGCTCAAGACCCGGTGGCAGAGGTCGCTGCACTGGGGAGTTTAGGCGATGCCTATCGGTTGACGGGCAATTACAATGGGGCGATCGCGGTGCTGGAACGGAGCCGCAAGCGTGCCCAAACCATTGATCAACCTACCTATCTGATTGCCACCTTAAACAGTTTGGGCAGTGCCTATAGTAGCCGTGCCCAGGTCAACTATCGACGGGCAAACTCTACCTGGCAAATTGGGTACTGTGACCAATTGATTCAGCAGGGATTGGGGGAAGGGTTGACCTGTAAACGGGCGAAAGCCCTGCAACAATCGGGTTTAGATGATGACCGAATTGCATTGAAATTATTTCAGGAAAGTCGCACCCTGGCACAAATGCGACAGGATGCTAGGGGGGAACTGCGATCGCTCCTGAACGCCATTCCGCTTTACTACCGGACGAATGCATCCGCTTCAGATGGGTTACAACAGGCAACTCGTTTGCTTGATCAACTCCCCGCCAGTCGGGAGCGCGTCTATGCAACGATCGACCTGGCACGGTTACAGCAACCTTTAACCTGGGAGGAAACCGGATCAAAAACACGCTGTTTGTCCGCCACTTCCGTAGCCGCAGCCACAGGCTTACTCAAGCAAGCAATTGAAATTGCTCAACGGATTGGGGATCATCGGGCGGAGTCATTTGCGCTGGGAGAATTGGGGCATCTTTACGAATGTCAGAAGGACTATGCAACAGCCCTAACCCTGACCCAACAAGCCCGTTGGGCAGCGGATCAGGAATTGCAGTCAAAAGATAGTTTGTATCTGTGGGAGTGGCAGACTGGACGTATCCTCAAACAGCAAGGAAATCTCACACTGGCGATCGCTGCCTACGATCGGGCAATTGCAACCCTGGAAACCATTCGAGGTGACATTCTGACGGCAAATCGCGACCTGCAATTTGATTTTCGGGATACGGTCGATCCCTTGTACCGGGAATCGGTAGCGCTGCGACTCAGGTTGGAAAGTAATTCGGGCACCACTGCACTTGCTGAGGGGTGTGGGGTGTGGGGTGCGGGGTGTGGGGTGTCAAGGGGACAAGGGGACAAAGGAATAGGGAGACAGGGGGAAAAGGGAAAAAGGGAAAAAGCGGAACAATCCAAAATCTCTTCCCTCCTCCCTCCTCTCTCCTCCCGCCATCACCCCATCACCCCACCCCACCCCACACCCTACACCCCACACCCCCTCTCACTTTCGCCTTCCCCACCCCAGAAGGATAATCTCAGTACGATTCTGACCACGATGGATTCGCTGAAACTGGCAGAATTGCAGAATTATTTTGGGAATGATTGTGTCCTGACAGCGATTGCCAGAGCGCCCGCCAATCTGGCGACTGGGGCGACAGCAACGGCGGTGTTTAGCTCCATTATTTTGGATCAGCAAACGGCGATCGTCCTCAGTTTGCCCAATGGAACCTCCGGTGGAACTCAGCGGGTTTATACCGTCAACGTTGACAGTAACACCTTGCGGCAGGAAATCACGGAATTTCGGAGAAGCCTGGAAGCCGATTACAATCCGTTTAATCCGGCGCGGGCACAGAAGATTTATGACTGGTTGATTCGCCCCCTGGCAGCCGATCTGGAACAGGCTGGAATTAAAACCCTGGTTTTTGTCCAGGATGGGGTTTTGCGTAGTGTGCCGATGGCAGCGCTGCACGACGGCAAGCAGTTTTTAATCGAAAAATATGCGATCGCCACCACTCCCAGCCTGTCGCTGGTTAACGCTCAACCACCCGATCGCCAAAACCTGCGGGCGTTGGCATTGGGGTTGACTAAATCGGTAACGTTGCCCGATCGCTCGTTTACGGAACTGGAAAATGTGAGTACAGAAGTGAACCAGGTCAAGGCTAAGCTGCCAACCAGCACGGTACTTCTGGATGATCAATTTACCAGTCAGCGGCTCGAACAGGAGTTGAGCAAACAGTCCTACCCGATTATTCACATCGCCACACACGGGGAATTTGGTAGCGACCCGGAGGATACCTTTCTGGTCACAGGTGATGAGCAGAAGCTGACCATCAATCAACTCGATGCCATCATTCGTCGAACGGTACGGGGGAACCGGGCTGTCGATCTGCTCACACTGACTGCTTGTCAGACGGCAGTGGGGGACGATCGCTCAGCCCTGGGGCTGGCAGGTGTTGCAATTCAAGCAGGTGTGAGCAGCGCGCTGGCATCGCTCTGGTTCGTTGACGACGCTGCCACAGCCCAAATTGCCACCCAATTTTATGCCGGACTGCTGAACCCTAACCTGAGCAAGGCTGAGGCACTCCGGGCGGCTCAAACAGCACAGATTGCGAAGGGCGGGAAAGATGCCCATCCCGCCTACTGGGCACCCTTTATTTTGGTTGGAAATTGGTTGTAA
- a CDS encoding IS110 family RNA-guided transposase, which yields MSASNLVALGIDISKASFDVALLKSDKRSKVGKFDNTSEGFEQLSQWLRGQGVEQVHACLEATNVYGHALAIHLFRQGHQVSIVNPARVKGYAKSQLSRTKNDRADAGLIARFCRDLKPSLWHPCAAEVAKLQGFSRRLEALEHMVTQEQNRLDICDEEFRADIEAHIQFLKGQVESVKKRLHEHIKAHESLAKQHQLLTSIAGIGDKTAAIVLAEIGTLAVFGSARQLAAFAGLTPQEFTSGSSVNGKTRLCKIGNPRLRKALYFPALTSIRHCPQIQAFRQRLLQAGKTKMQVVGAVMHKLIRVIYGVLKSGQPFDASKLMPPNQAQSKAEKSLTSALAS from the coding sequence ATGAGTGCATCCAACTTAGTGGCTTTAGGCATTGACATCAGCAAAGCCAGTTTCGATGTCGCATTACTCAAGAGCGACAAACGCTCGAAAGTCGGGAAGTTTGACAATACCTCAGAGGGCTTTGAGCAGTTAAGCCAATGGCTGCGTGGGCAAGGAGTTGAGCAGGTACATGCCTGTCTTGAAGCCACCAACGTGTATGGACACGCCCTAGCAATCCATTTATTCCGCCAGGGGCATCAGGTTAGTATCGTCAATCCAGCACGGGTCAAAGGGTATGCCAAAAGCCAACTGAGCCGCACCAAAAATGACCGAGCCGATGCCGGGTTGATCGCTCGCTTTTGCCGTGACCTCAAACCGAGCTTATGGCACCCCTGTGCGGCTGAAGTCGCCAAACTGCAAGGCTTTTCTCGCCGCTTAGAAGCCCTTGAGCACATGGTCACTCAAGAGCAAAATCGCTTGGACATCTGTGACGAGGAATTTAGAGCTGATATTGAAGCTCACATTCAGTTTCTCAAAGGGCAAGTCGAATCGGTAAAAAAGCGATTGCACGAGCATATCAAAGCCCATGAAAGTTTAGCCAAACAGCACCAGTTGCTGACTTCGATCGCAGGCATTGGTGACAAAACAGCCGCAATTGTCCTGGCTGAAATTGGCACGCTGGCGGTCTTTGGTTCAGCACGACAGTTAGCTGCCTTTGCTGGGCTGACTCCCCAGGAGTTTACCTCCGGTAGCTCTGTCAACGGCAAAACGCGCCTGTGTAAAATTGGCAATCCTCGTTTACGTAAAGCGCTCTATTTCCCTGCCCTCACCTCGATTCGCCATTGCCCTCAAATCCAAGCCTTTCGGCAACGCCTGCTGCAAGCCGGTAAAACCAAGATGCAAGTGGTCGGAGCCGTGATGCATAAATTGATTCGCGTCATCTATGGGGTACTCAAGTCGGGTCAACCCTTCGATGCCTCTAAATTGATGCCTCCGAACCAGGCTCAATCAAAAGCTGAGAAATCTTTGACTTCAGCCCTTGCATCTTAG
- a CDS encoding DUF928 domain-containing protein has translation MRLSKTCFKHQFLLGCVLALYLASIPAALARYRPPQGPPPRGTSVGGRRGACEGNEKIGLTALAPVSHVGHTSSTRPTFTWFMPVPDRQKTDPQSYLLQFRLYKASETDGEPLYETTMQSTSGIMPFSLPQNAPELSVGQRYVWRVILLCDPSYPSRVSIAQSEIEVVPLSADLKTQLSQSSDPITRANLYAAAGFWYDAFGEASKAPQDNRSRELQKALLEDLQQSESTGDSVYLTQHRDRLQSIITTNFQPK, from the coding sequence ATGCGTTTATCAAAAACCTGCTTCAAACATCAGTTTCTGCTGGGTTGTGTGCTTGCCCTCTATCTTGCTTCTATTCCAGCAGCCCTGGCGCGTTACCGTCCGCCCCAGGGACCGCCACCCAGAGGGACAAGCGTGGGAGGTAGAAGGGGTGCCTGTGAAGGAAATGAAAAGATTGGGTTGACGGCACTGGCTCCCGTTAGCCATGTGGGACACACCAGTTCCACCCGCCCCACCTTCACCTGGTTTATGCCAGTTCCTGATCGCCAAAAAACAGATCCACAAAGCTACTTGCTGCAATTCAGGCTTTACAAAGCGAGTGAAACGGACGGGGAACCACTTTATGAAACAACGATGCAAAGTACATCGGGAATCATGCCGTTTTCCTTGCCTCAGAATGCACCGGAATTATCCGTCGGGCAACGGTATGTCTGGCGAGTGATCTTGCTGTGCGATCCCAGTTATCCTTCCAGGGTGTCGATCGCCCAATCGGAAATTGAGGTTGTGCCGCTATCAGCCGATCTGAAAACCCAACTCTCGCAAAGCAGCGATCCTATCACTAGAGCAAACTTATACGCCGCAGCGGGTTTCTGGTACGATGCCTTTGGTGAAGCCTCAAAAGCTCCCCAGGATAACCGATCCAGGGAATTGCAGAAAGCGTTGCTAGAAGATCTACAGCAATCAGAATCTACAGGCGATTCTGTCTACTTAACTCAACATCGCGATCGATTGCAGTCCATTATTACAACCAATTTCCAACCAAAATAA
- a CDS encoding IS4 family transposase encodes MLQHQSVNIRQISQNRAEQIGYYRFLENENVTISELVRSVADQCQAQVEGLHVLSISDSSEVNLQSHAGRLKPQGLGVVGNDRDVGFFIHPTLVLNAETGFPLGLSTIHLWSRDIDHSDKHQRDYQHLPIEEKESYKWLRSAEGSNRCLRAGGARLITHIGDRESDLYEEWATVPDAQTHLLIRVCQNRRLWHQSLSLYDYLTIQPVQGSYTVQVVEDPRRGQTAREALLVVRVAKVEIRRPDNLNAHDYPPSVGLYAVEAQEVNPPPGQQPIHWRLLTTHEVVCLEQALQVIQWYCWRWRIEQLFATLKQAGLNLEATQLESVDAIQRLTVLALSIAVRVLQLVEGRDNPELSASVAFSDEQQQCLTQLEPTLQGHTQKQQNPHPPSSLAWATWLIARLGGWSGYRSQRPPGMPTLIHGLRQFEAIFIGWKLAQAPLVCTR; translated from the coding sequence ATGCTTCAGCACCAATCGGTAAACATTCGCCAAATCAGCCAAAATCGAGCTGAACAGATTGGCTACTATCGTTTCTTGGAGAATGAAAACGTGACGATATCCGAGTTAGTGCGGAGTGTTGCTGACCAGTGCCAGGCGCAGGTGGAAGGATTGCATGTGTTATCGATTAGTGATAGCAGTGAGGTTAACTTGCAGTCCCATGCAGGGCGGTTAAAGCCGCAAGGACTTGGGGTCGTTGGCAACGACCGAGATGTTGGGTTTTTCATTCATCCAACCCTGGTGCTGAATGCCGAGACTGGCTTTCCATTAGGGTTAAGTACCATTCATTTGTGGAGTCGTGACATCGACCATAGCGATAAACATCAACGCGACTATCAACACCTGCCGATTGAGGAAAAGGAATCCTACAAATGGCTGCGATCGGCTGAAGGCAGCAACCGATGTTTGAGGGCTGGAGGAGCGAGGTTAATCACTCATATCGGCGACCGTGAAAGCGACCTGTATGAAGAATGGGCGACGGTTCCAGACGCTCAAACCCATTTATTAATCAGGGTGTGTCAAAATCGTCGTCTGTGGCATCAGTCGTTATCGCTCTATGACTACCTGACGATTCAACCCGTTCAGGGAAGTTACACCGTGCAAGTGGTAGAAGATCCCCGTCGAGGGCAAACTGCACGAGAGGCATTGCTAGTTGTGCGTGTGGCGAAGGTTGAGATCCGGCGACCCGACAACCTCAACGCTCACGACTATCCTCCCAGTGTGGGTCTCTACGCCGTAGAGGCACAGGAAGTCAACCCACCCCCTGGACAACAACCGATTCATTGGCGACTGTTGACCACTCATGAAGTCGTTTGCTTAGAACAGGCACTCCAAGTCATTCAGTGGTACTGCTGGCGCTGGCGGATTGAACAACTGTTTGCCACCCTCAAACAGGCCGGACTCAATCTCGAAGCGACGCAACTGGAATCGGTAGATGCCATTCAACGCTTGACTGTGCTGGCGCTGTCGATTGCCGTGCGAGTCCTACAACTGGTGGAAGGGCGAGATAACCCTGAGTTATCTGCCTCTGTTGCCTTTAGCGATGAACAGCAGCAATGCCTCACTCAGCTAGAACCGACGTTGCAAGGACACACTCAAAAACAGCAGAATCCTCATCCTCCCAGTTCTTTAGCTTGGGCAACCTGGTTAATTGCTCGCTTAGGAGGATGGTCGGGTTATCGCTCCCAACGTCCCCCCGGAATGCCTACTCTAATTCATGGTTTGCGGCAGTTTGAGGCAATCTTCATCGGGTGGAAACTAGCTCAAGCCCCACTTGTGTGTACACGGTAG
- a CDS encoding ShlB/FhaC/HecB family hemolysin secretion/activation protein: MPPNSFLTTCLRRSGLWLSLPMVFSGLLPQPVHAQQSPADRPRPVIPNPLPRDNLPPSQQPQPEPQPQPQPSPSLNDNLPPPAQTPPEIPNGVKVFRVDRYQIENSRVFSQTQIDAVTQPFRGREISFAELLQAAEAITQLYVKNHYITTGALIPANRDIKNGIVPVRVQEGFVKPNDIRVQFVVPVQKQEGGITRIQYEPAKKPRLQANYIRKRLALATQAPLNRQRLIEAIQLLKLNPLIQDVRADLSEGAEPGQSILTVDVVEAKTLSASVLLDNGRSPSVGTFRRQLQLSQANLLGWGDGLLLTYANTNGSNEGSFSYTVPVNPRNGTISFNFGISSSNVIEKPFDILDIHSNSSYFELSFRQPIIQSPTQEFALGLTATRQTSKAKLIDGEIPFPVPGSDFEGRTRVNALRFFQDWILRRNESVFALRSQFSVGLDIFDATINERAPDGRFFAWRGQTQWVKLLAPNTLLLLRGDLQLADRALVPQEQFGLGGQLSVRGYRQDLLLSDSGLFASAEVRIPIWRLPQIDGLLQIAPFIDIGTAWNLSGFADPDPRTLAAIGLGLRFQIADRLDARFDWGIPLVAIDQDRNTLQEKGLYFSLIYRFF, encoded by the coding sequence ATGCCCCCTAACTCCTTCCTGACAACTTGCCTGCGGCGATCGGGCTTGTGGCTGAGTCTGCCAATGGTCTTCAGTGGGTTGCTGCCCCAACCTGTGCATGCTCAGCAATCCCCAGCGGACCGTCCTCGACCCGTTATCCCCAATCCCTTACCGCGCGATAATTTGCCCCCCTCTCAACAGCCGCAGCCAGAGCCGCAACCCCAACCCCAACCATCCCCTTCCCTGAACGACAATTTGCCACCTCCAGCCCAAACCCCACCGGAAATACCCAATGGCGTTAAGGTGTTTCGGGTGGATCGCTATCAAATCGAAAATAGCCGTGTCTTCAGCCAAACGCAGATCGATGCGGTCACCCAACCCTTCCGGGGGCGCGAAATCTCCTTTGCCGAACTGCTGCAAGCGGCAGAGGCAATTACCCAGCTTTACGTCAAAAATCATTACATCACAACCGGGGCATTGATTCCCGCCAACCGCGATATCAAAAACGGAATTGTACCAGTGCGGGTACAGGAAGGGTTCGTCAAACCCAACGATATCCGTGTTCAGTTTGTGGTTCCAGTTCAGAAGCAGGAGGGGGGGATTACCCGAATTCAGTATGAACCTGCTAAAAAACCTCGGTTGCAGGCAAACTATATCCGCAAACGGCTTGCCCTGGCAACTCAAGCGCCCCTCAACCGCCAACGGTTAATCGAAGCGATTCAACTGCTCAAACTGAATCCATTGATTCAAGATGTGAGAGCCGATCTCTCTGAAGGGGCTGAACCGGGGCAAAGCATTTTGACCGTGGATGTGGTGGAAGCCAAAACGCTCAGTGCCAGTGTGTTGCTGGATAATGGGCGATCGCCCAGCGTTGGCACCTTTCGCCGCCAATTACAGTTAAGCCAGGCAAACCTGTTGGGCTGGGGCGATGGGCTACTCCTCACCTATGCCAACACCAATGGCAGTAACGAAGGTAGCTTCAGCTATACGGTGCCCGTTAACCCGCGCAACGGTACGATCAGCTTCAATTTTGGCATCTCCTCCAGCAATGTCATTGAGAAACCCTTTGATATCCTGGATATCCATTCCAATTCCAGCTATTTCGAGCTATCCTTCCGCCAACCCATCATTCAATCCCCCACCCAGGAATTTGCTCTGGGTTTGACGGCTACCCGCCAAACTAGCAAAGCCAAGCTGATTGATGGCGAAATTCCCTTTCCGGTGCCGGGGTCAGACTTTGAGGGCAGAACCCGCGTTAACGCCCTGCGGTTCTTTCAAGACTGGATACTGCGGCGGAATGAGTCTGTATTTGCCCTCCGGTCTCAATTTAGCGTGGGGCTGGACATTTTTGATGCCACCATCAACGAGCGGGCACCGGATGGGCGTTTCTTCGCCTGGCGAGGACAAACTCAATGGGTAAAGCTGCTGGCTCCCAATACGCTGCTGTTATTGCGGGGAGATTTGCAACTGGCAGACCGGGCACTGGTGCCGCAAGAGCAGTTTGGCTTAGGTGGACAGTTGAGTGTGCGCGGTTATCGGCAAGATCTGCTGCTGAGTGACAGTGGACTGTTCGCTTCGGCGGAGGTACGCATCCCAATTTGGCGGTTGCCTCAAATCGATGGGCTATTGCAGATTGCTCCTTTTATTGATATCGGCACCGCCTGGAACCTGTCTGGGTTTGCCGATCCCGACCCACGCACCCTGGCAGCGATCGGACTCGGACTGCGGTTTCAGATTGCCGACCGCCTCGATGCCCGATTTGATTGGGGTATTCCATTGGTGGCGATCGATCAGGATAGAAATACATTGCAGGAAAAGGGACTGTATTTTTCGTTGATTTATCGATTCTTTTAG
- a CDS encoding two-partner secretion domain-containing protein translates to MMQNWKVHGCQWGLAVVLSAGWTIAPLPTAPTLSGSSAIAQIIPDGTLGNERSRVVPAQQIRGLPAVLIEGGAQRGVNLFQSFLEFNVGSGQRVYFANPTGIQNILSRVTGTNPSQILGTLGVNGTANLFLLNPRGILFGSNARLDIAGSFVASTADQLVFENGLQFSATNPQAPPLLSVSLNPGLQYGTAYRGNITNHGNLAVGAGQTLSLAGQTVTSRGGLTAPGGTVQVLGDRIFLLENARINVSAPGGGGTVLVGGDFQGKGQVPNATQTVVEPGVTISADALSSGNGGRVIVWANDATRFDGRISARGGVNTGNGGAVEVSGKQTLQFNGHVDTSALKGSVGTLLLDPLNLEINQPFTSNTAATFQADNNISFNAPVTITTAGAGVTALAGNNISVNSDISTIGGDVSLIAQRGDISVNGATIDTTSLSDRFAGSITISAGNQVVLSNSRLNAKSDNSSLDTDLATRIKISGRSVRIDQSYISTTNFGTGYAGDVAITAQDRVEVLNSFAEDQSLGIFSQGNFGRILIGQSDYFPTSPETVSIDQAQLITNNSTAEGGGKIDAGGISIRATESVSLANGTDLLSSTSRLGDAGIIIIQTPGSVSLSGDTRIATNATASAQGNAGGVGIQAGSLSMTGNSRISTSTFTQNSTATNLSGIPEAIPGSFAGAVILAVEDNITLDNSNIFNNLENGAQGEAGFILIAANSLTLLNGGQIQTLVRGKDENGPAAKATVYTQIEPRLR, encoded by the coding sequence ATGATGCAAAACTGGAAGGTGCATGGTTGCCAATGGGGGTTGGCAGTAGTTTTGAGTGCAGGGTGGACGATCGCTCCCCTACCCACCGCTCCAACTCTTTCGGGAAGTTCTGCGATCGCCCAAATTATTCCAGACGGTACGCTTGGCAATGAACGTTCCAGGGTGGTTCCAGCGCAGCAAATTCGGGGATTACCTGCCGTGCTAATTGAAGGGGGTGCCCAGCGTGGCGTTAACCTGTTCCAGAGTTTCCTAGAATTCAATGTTGGCAGTGGGCAGCGGGTTTACTTTGCCAATCCAACCGGAATTCAAAACATCCTCAGCCGCGTTACAGGAACCAATCCTTCCCAAATTCTGGGGACGCTAGGGGTAAATGGAACGGCAAATCTATTTTTGCTGAATCCCCGTGGCATTTTGTTTGGCTCCAATGCCCGCTTAGATATTGCCGGATCTTTTGTTGCCAGCACCGCTGATCAACTCGTGTTTGAAAATGGGCTTCAGTTTAGTGCTACCAACCCCCAGGCTCCGCCACTGCTGAGCGTCAGTCTCAATCCGGGTTTACAGTATGGCACCGCCTATCGAGGTAATATTACGAACCACGGGAACCTGGCAGTCGGCGCAGGACAAACCCTATCGCTGGCAGGTCAGACCGTTACCAGTCGGGGTGGGCTGACTGCACCCGGAGGAACGGTACAGGTCTTAGGCGATCGCATCTTTCTATTGGAAAACGCCCGCATTAATGTCTCTGCTCCCGGAGGTGGGGGCACAGTGTTAGTTGGGGGCGACTTTCAGGGTAAGGGGCAGGTTCCCAATGCTACCCAAACGGTGGTAGAACCAGGCGTAACAATTTCAGCCGATGCCCTGAGCAGCGGCAATGGCGGCAGAGTCATCGTTTGGGCAAATGATGCGACCCGCTTTGATGGCAGGATTAGCGCCAGAGGTGGTGTCAACACTGGCAATGGTGGCGCGGTTGAGGTGTCCGGCAAGCAAACCCTCCAGTTCAACGGACACGTTGATACCAGTGCGCTTAAGGGCAGCGTTGGGACTTTGTTGCTCGATCCGCTCAACTTAGAAATTAATCAGCCCTTTACATCCAACACCGCCGCGACTTTCCAGGCAGATAACAACATCAGCTTCAATGCTCCCGTTACCATTACAACGGCTGGTGCTGGGGTAACTGCCCTGGCAGGCAACAACATTTCAGTCAACAGTGACATTTCCACAATTGGTGGCGATGTTAGCCTGATTGCCCAACGGGGGGATATTTCAGTCAATGGGGCAACGATCGACACCACCAGTCTTTCTGATCGGTTTGCAGGCAGTATTACCATCTCTGCCGGGAACCAGGTTGTGCTTTCAAATAGCAGGCTAAATGCCAAAAGTGATAACAGCAGTCTCGATACTGACCTGGCAACCAGAATCAAAATTTCTGGAAGATCCGTCCGGATCGATCAGTCCTATATCAGTACAACCAACTTTGGCACGGGCTATGCCGGAGATGTGGCGATTACTGCCCAAGATCGGGTTGAGGTTTTGAACAGTTTCGCAGAGGATCAATCCCTGGGAATCTTTAGCCAGGGCAACTTTGGACGCATTTTGATTGGTCAATCTGACTACTTCCCAACTTCACCTGAAACAGTCAGCATTGATCAGGCTCAACTGATTACCAATAACTCAACCGCTGAAGGTGGTGGCAAAATTGATGCTGGCGGAATTTCGATTCGAGCCACCGAGTCAGTTTCGCTTGCGAATGGCACTGATTTACTCAGCAGCACCAGCAGATTAGGGGATGCGGGAATCATTATCATTCAGACACCAGGAAGCGTTTCCCTCTCAGGTGACACCCGCATTGCTACTAACGCAACCGCTTCAGCCCAAGGGAATGCAGGTGGCGTTGGCATCCAGGCAGGTTCGCTGAGTATGACAGGGAACTCCAGAATTTCGACCAGTACCTTTACCCAAAACAGCACCGCTACAAATCTCTCTGGCATTCCCGAAGCGATTCCGGGTAGCTTTGCAGGTGCCGTAATTCTGGCAGTTGAGGATAATATCACGCTGGACAACAGCAATATTTTCAACAATCTGGAAAATGGGGCACAGGGTGAGGCAGGCTTCATTTTAATCGCAGCCAATTCCCTCACCCTGCTCAACGGAGGACAGATTCAAACGCTGGTTCGAGGCAAGGATGAAAATGGCCCTGCTGCCAAGGCTACCGTGTACACACAAATCGAGCCTAGACTAAGGTAG